DNA sequence from the Liolophura sinensis isolate JHLJ2023 chromosome 1, CUHK_Ljap_v2, whole genome shotgun sequence genome:
TCTGGATATGACTAAACACCAATACATCAAATATGCACACAAGTCACATCACAGatgattaaaattattaaataaaaaaggtgcaaaactgaaattttaacgGACAAAATGCAGACATTTCAATTAGATAatccacaaaacaaaattaatcaTATGCAAAACAATTACGAATCTGATATCACTGATTATCACATAAAACAAATGTTACTGTTAAATGAGAACAGATATGTTGGTTTAGGGGTGGATAAATCTGCATGCACAAATATGAGGTTTGGGTTTAAAGTAACAGCACAGAGACAACACAAAACTGATCCCCACATCCACCAACACCCAGGCCAGAAAGACAAGACAATGCCCACATGATTGCTTACCCGTTCGACTGGGTTTTCTGAAGCCCAGGTTACTCAAGCTAACCACAGAGGAGCTTTCGGGGGAAAGGTGGACGGCAAGCGGACGTGAATTACTGTAGCGCGGCGAGGTGGGTCGCCGCCCTTGGAAAGGGCTGCCAACAGGTGGCATGGGGTGTTTAGGGTTGTGTGGACGAACTTTATCAGTGAGAGACATGAGTTTTCGAACGGCTTCAGGGGAAGCGGCACCTAGCATGGGGAAAGAAATCAGAAATAACAACACTGATGAACACCGTGCATTTACACGAGCTCAAGAATGAGAATGTAATAATGATTCCAAAAACTCAAAAATGATATCCAAATATTATACAATAGAATAGCCATTCATAGCATTCCgcaaaagaaatacaaaaataacaaaaaataaaacttaattcTTGTATCACAAGCTTAGTTTCTTGCAACATGCTATTTTTTACAAGCCATAACACAACCAGCAAAGTACAAAACATTAAAggttattccattttttttttttacattaactGATAAGCCACTGGGATGCATGTAATACAAAGTTACAGATGTTGCAGTGTGTGATATATTGATTATAGGTTTAATATGTTGGTGGAGTTAGCACAACATTTCGCATGCAGTACTTACCGAACTTTGGCCCCAGGGAGGTTTGCTTTTCAGCTACGTGATTGGTGTTCACCACAGGTGAAGGATCACGCTTCCTTGTTGCtgatgaacaaaaataaaaatcataaacaTGTCAGAGTTTATGATTCAGAAAATTCAGAAAGGAAATAACTTCAAAGTTTCTCCACACATCTATATAAGAAACAAACACTAAGGAGCCATATCCAAAATGGAACCATATCTGTATTTTATGAATTGGGAGTATTATTCAAGATCATGCATGGTATACAATATAAGCCAGATAACAACAAAAAGCAGCACACTTAAAGGTCTTTTTTCTTAGCCCTAGATTACCCATTTGACATCTTAGAGTGCTGGTTCCTCACAATTTACCCACATTATTCAGGCTGTAAGCAGAAATCTTGGAGTTACTCTATTTTATCATTACAGACTTCACTACACTTGGGCACTATCCTTACCTGATGGTTCACATTTGGAGGACATTTCCTTCAGCTCCTCCTCATCAGCTATCACTGGTATGTTAGTGAGATACGACTTCACTCGTCGCACCATCAAAGCCTGCAAAATACCACAGATAAAGTTGAAAGATCTGACCTGAAAGTGCCTCATAAGCATGGTGTGGGTTTCACTGCTATTCCTAAGAATTATTATGTAAGAATGGAGCTCATTTCCCAACAAAACTGTTAATAGAATAACAACTGCTGCCTGGTAGTACACTGTATTTTAGCAGTACACTACATATTAATGCTTAGAAGATGATGAAAGTTATGAACTCTTACCTCTTCATACATTTTCTTGGCATTCGGCAGAGTGGAACCCCGCCTGTTCTTTGAGCGCTTCATAGTGGCCACCCCTGACACTGTGGAGCTCTCATAAAAGCTAGGTGTACCCAGATACATTGTGGACACATCCTAAGACATAGAACCAAATCATCATCAATTACAAGCTTGACGGTGTTATTCtagtatacacatacatttcttGGGGCACATTCCACCTCGatgaaatagagaaaaaaagTTCTTGGAAGATAATGATCATCTACCTATGTATAATGATCATGATACGCATATCCACTATAATGCACTAATGACCTCTGCCATGGGTATAATCATAAACACTGGATAAAGATTAAATATTTTACTGTTGAAAAATATCCCTTGATTACCCTCACAGTTGCCATTTAACATTGCTGGTGTGGAACATTTAAGGTAGCATTCCCATAAATTGTGGAATTTCAAAATACAAACTTTTCCTAAACTTCACAGAACTCTAGCTATTTCAAGTCTTTAAACTGTACATTATCAAACAATGAACAAAGCCCGAGCTGCGTATCTCACAGTACTAAACATTTAGCACAaggaattttcatttatttaactggacACTACTCACATATCTAGCAGAACACATATTACAGATGTGTCGGATCTCCTTGGCAATCATGCGTAACTTTTCAAAGTTGACTAGACTGTCTACAAAGGAATCATTTCCTAAGTGAATGAAAGTCAGATCCTTTTTAACCACTGGGAAAAATGGAAGCtgaaaaaaaaggataaaattCATATGAAAATATTAATCCCATGCTCATGAGCGATACATAAAACATGCTGCTTTTTTTCCCTCTCTCTAAGCTTCTTGTTGCGCAGTTAATATCGGAAGACGTAATGTAGAATTATGAGAAAAATTAACAACACAAAGACTGTGAATGGGATTGCTGCACTTACCATTGGAGGTTGTGCGTGTTCACTTGCTATTAAATTCCTGTACTTGGACATGTTTCTGGAAGGGTCCATGTAATCTTGTAAATCCTACAACAGAAGATCATGCTTCTGAGATCACCAACATTCCATCAGACGAACAACATAACTGTTTAagcaaaatgacaaatttacatCCACTTTGCAACACAGTGAACACTTATTCCCTTAAATATAGCCCTTAActttcaaataagaaaaaaaaaaaatactccatTTCACCcaaaatgaacacattttgcttgattctgctTTACTCATTCACCTTATAGTACCACTTCAGAGTTTATGGTGAAATTTCACTGATTTCTTATCAAAAAAATTTAagtattggcatcaaaagtgctattttaaggattttttgtgttcctttttttttacatattaaagAGTATTCACCTTAGGTTTGCCAGTTGATGATAAAGATTGCCATGACAAAATCCCCATCGGTTACAGTAAGGCATGTTTCTTACctcaaacattttcatgtatttgccCGGCAGTTTCTCCCAAGTATTGCGTAACCTGGACACAGACCCGTGCCCTAGCCCACTCAATATGGCAAACATGGAATTAAAGTTCTTACAGTCCTTACAATGCCCTGTGgacaaaaatattcaagaaaCGTCATCATACAAATTATGTACATAGTTTTACAAGTTTTTGGTATGTATATCTGGAGAAAAAGAAGTGTTAATTATAGGATTAATTCTACAGTTACCTGCACAGATGAAATAAGGCCATGAAGTTTACAAACAATGTCACATACAAAGATCATTGGTCATCACTGACGATCCATTAGCCCACTGATAGCTCAATCTTTTAGTGGTCAAACAACAAGAAGTCAATACGTACTTGctattttaatgaaatgtttaatAAGCTTCATTCGCTTGACAATGTTGGATTCATTGCAGACCTCTGTCACCACCCACCACATCTCCCTATTTACCAACTGAAAAATACAGAGCATGAGAAATCAAGAATTTAGCATATATCtattaaagaattttaaaaagtttttacaaaaaaaatggtcaaaatgaCTGCTACTTAATTTCATGATTAAATCAGCAAATGATTTAAACATTCTATGGATAAGACACCACAAATTTGAGACTTTGCATTCCatacaaaagaaacaaaagaaaagacatttgACATGTCATGAAGAGTTGCTTCCCTTACCTCAGCAAACTTGACAAGATTGGGACATGAAAACTTGGACTTGAGGTCAAacagatcatcaatatattCTGTTTGTTCTATGTCTCGGAAGACCTTGAAATCCTCTAAAGTTAGCTGAGAGGCCAGTTCAGCAGTGTTCAGCTGTAACAAGCTGATCTGACTGTCTTTGATCAGGTCACCCATCACCTCGTCTGGAACAAGAGTCTCTGTACACATGTTGTTCTTCAGGCAATATCTGAAACCACACAAAAACATCTATCAGCTCAGACTTCTATTGGCTCAGAGAACATTCAGCTCTACACAAACATCTTTCCAACATCCCCATCCCCCACCCACAAGAATTTCACGGAGAGCTAGTTACAGGCCTGTACCCTATGGAAACATTTTAGCCAAATGAGCACTTATAGTGAATTAAACTGAATGCGCATATTTCTTCAGTCATATATCTGCAAGTCCCAAAAATGTACTGGAGGCAGTTACTAATACCAAGGCTTTTGACACAGagttgtaaatgtttacatccCTGTCCAATGACAGGTATAATCTTAATTACAACTGAGGAGAACATACCTGCCATTGAGACTGACTCGGTCAGGGAGGTTGGCCAACTGATCTGGAAGTCGCTTCTGTTTGATTATACTCTCATTCTCTACTGTCACCTCACACAGGGAATAGTtactaaaacacaaaaaagtgatAAAGCATTAAGTTGCCTCCCTTACAACAGCCAACTTGACAACAGAAATCAGGTCTGACTCTTCAGACCTTTTTCTCTGTTCacataaacattaaaaacataGAAATTGGGCCATTGGTAACAATCCAGAGCACTCTATTTGAGATTTGCGCGCTAAAATTTGACAAACTGAACTCACTTGCTTGGATCTGTGATACCAAATTCCCTCAGAGCTAACATGACCACTTCCCGGGCAGTTGTTTCCTGTAAACAAAGTCATAAATGCacatttatgaattattttcaagtcACAAAGACATCTGCTTACTTAatattcagtttgttttatcCTAGCCTGTTTACTTTTGTTCACATAATGAAAGTGTTGTGTCGGAGATGCCTTTTATCCCTTCGGTGGTTACTAACAAATACTACTGAACATTTGATATATTAAAACAGGAAACGGATTCTAAGAATATACAGGTAAACAAGGATGTGAGGGTGAGGGGTCTTCAAACCTGACTTACCTTATGGACCAGCAGGTATTTAAATGACTGGTCAGCCCGGTAAATCTTCAGTACATGCTCATGGAATTCTGACCTGAGGTCGTCCACCCCCAGACCTGATGTGGACAAATCCGGGTTACTAGCACTCAGATGGTTGGACATGGTCTGGCCAGACGAGGCCGATGACGTTGACGACTTCCTTGATGGACGAACATACAAATTTTCGTCAGAATTGTTATGTGGGCTGTCACTgcagaacaaaacaacaaacatgccAGGTATAACACAAGCACAGCAAACGTGACATGGCAGAACTACTGTTACAAGACAACtgtgaactacatgtgtgtattatCATACAACAAATAAGAGGTAACTAACGAGTCTACATACTGTACTAGAGTAAGTGCAACTTCAAGCATggaatttatacaaaaaaacatgaataccaAATGTAAAGAGTATAAATACCTGGCTGAATATAATAGATGGTAACAATAAATAGAGCATTGCAGAAGAACAAATTTACAGGTAGAGTATCAACAAATACTGATTCATATAACTATCTACAGAAATATCTTTATAAGGCAGCTTCTAACACAtgtactgcaaaaaaaaaaaaaaaaaaaaaaggctccTAACAAAGCAAGACTGTGACACCAAAGGTTGATAAAACTTTGACTGACATTTTCAAATTACATCTTCACACAGCATGTTCATGTCAAGTTACATATTCACACAGCATGTCCATTTCAAGTTACATCCTCACATAACATGTCCAGTGCTCAAGAGTAGTATATACATGAAGAGTTATACATACACAATTTACAAGAGTAACAGAGATCAGTTCACATCAAATCACAACATGCTTGTCTGTACATGGACACCTAATGACAAATGACTACATATCTCAGGCAAAATTTCCTAACCTGCTCATATTTCTTGGGATGATATTCATTTTCATCAGGGCTTTTCGtaactttgttttgtttccgAAAGCCATGAAGCTTTTCGTGTCCTTTTTGTCAGACTTCTTGTCCTTGGTGATGGTAATGACAGGTGGTACAGCTGCTGCTTCCAGATCAGGGGCAGAAAGCCTCTGTTTGGGATCTGTCTGCAGCTTGGCTATCTCGTCTTTCTTCCCTTTCCGTGAGGATCTGTCAGGGACTTGTAGCATTTCtttaaatgctgaaaataattatcaaatattcaaatatatttattttattacaatgAAAAATATCTGTCCTGATTTCTTCCTTCCTTACTTTATCTTAAAAGTAAATGAGGTTTAATTGAAGATAATTGGCATTGCATTATATGATAGCTATAAGTTCTTTCACTTACCTAATAAGTTTGACTTCACTGTTACACTCAAATGTGTTGTTCCTCTCAACACCTCTAGTGCCCGTGTGTGTGATATTGTTTCAAAATTAACCCCATTAACTTCTAGAATCTGAAAGGAAAAATTCAAGTTGTCTCATTAATAACTCATAAGAACATCACACACTACTTACTATATTTTAAACTGTACTTGATATATGTTCAGAAAAGATAACACAATCATAAAATGATAAAGTAGCTTAAATTAACAGAGACCGTATGGTAGTTAAGTATACTGGTGATAATTTAATTTATCATTGTTTTTCTGTTACATTCATGCTTTTTAGTTTTATAATGAAGATCACTAAGTCAAAACATCAGACAGTGTTAATAGTGGATGGGGCCACATGGCAAGCTGCTCCCGCCAGCCCATGTGCAGCCAGTGGCTGTTTAGCCAGGTGTAGGTGACCTGTATGAAGAGTACTCCACCCTGTTTCTGTGTTTATCTCAGACAGCTGGCCTCTGTTATAACCCTACCCAGACGCTATGCACAACTATCTCTGCTATCTCACCTGATCTCCCCGCTTGAGGCCAGCCTCATACGCTTTAGATCCTCTCTCCACCTTTGTCACAAATATTCCACAGCCTCTCTCCAAACCCCCCAGGATTGAGAAATGCATGATTTCCTCCCTGGTGGCCCTGGTAAGCGTAACTGTTCTGGGGCGGGCTTTGGCAGCGCAGGCAATGTTCAGCAGTCTCAGCTGTCCTCCCATCCTCTGTAACAATACACAGGAATCCACTGTAATGCTGAGTCAGCAATACGTTACTCTGTGTAAAACAGATACTTACCTAACCATACCCTATAGTCACAACCTACAGGCATGCTTCACTATTGTAAATTATTGTCCAACTGGCTGTCAGATACTTGTTCATTTAGTTGTTCAAAAAAGCTCCATTTTCTGTAACAGCACACACATTGCTTTCCATTATCCCTCACTTAATAATGAATTCAAGACCATTTATCTGCTCCTATAATAATCAGAAGTTTACCATACCTAATGTATTAGCCTGTACTTTATATTTGGCCTACAGTAAAATTGAGACAAAACAGAAGATGAAAATAATTAGCATATGAACAAAGAACATTCTGCAAGAAATATGCTTACCTCCCCTTCTAGAAGCTCTTCAAACTTCTCCAGGAAATCACACATACCAGCATCTGTTTCAAAGTCATTAAAGTGGTTGTTCACCCACAATAATACTACTCGGGTTACCTGTAACAATGACACATGAACAGTTCTGATTGGTTGagctcacatgtacatgcacatccacATTTAATACACTAAtctatttacacatacacagcTAATGTACACCCATAAGTCCACTATTATGGCCATTAAATACCTGCATTAAAATTAATGACGCATGTTAAGTTGTGATCTTTATTCAGTATGAAACTAAAACAAACTGTGATCACATGTCCTGTACATAAAGTATACAATCTAGCAACCGGGAGTTTCGACATACGTCTCAATTTTGCCTTCCTGTGCTTATATTTGCATACCCATTAGAAagttattaaaattaacagctgCAAAGAGCAAATGACTCATAGCTAGATTCATATAGTACTTCGCACAACAAGGATATTCCtgtctgaaataaacattttaaaaagatgTGTAAATTTGTACGCAGCATAAACATTACACAAAAGATCTGCATAACACCAATGTTTGTGACAGTTTAAAATGATCTTCCTTAGGAAGCTTTTCACTCTAACTTAATGTCAGTCACTGTGACCAGTTTAATGGCTGGATGcacataaaattataattttggaaacatttatttttcacttcCAGTGAAAGCAGATTTTAGGAAGTCAACTGAGTAAGGCAACACCTTCAGGGGATGTGTTCAGTAAAGTTTCAATATGgcaagtttcttaaattttaatattgtattttttggactgtttcacttacatgcagGAGACAACATTTCTGATGGTGAACCAGAGGTAAGAGGAAACAATCATGTGTTACCAGAAACTGGACAAATCCACGGCCGTGAAGCTGTAGCCATGTCAGACAAGCAGACTGTACCAGAGTAAGCATATCACCTACAATTGTGTCCATGACTAAGCTACTCAGTTTTACCTGATTCTGGGTGTTTCCAGAAATATGCAAGTTTCAGGACCAAAGAAGTATTTTACCACAATTATTGTCCctcaaaatgtattttgttaggGTGAATTTTACAATCAAATACAGTGTGTACTGATTCTGCGCACCCCTAATAGTTACCTTTGATCTAAGCATGGGGTCTTGGAACCAGAGCAGTAGTTTTGAGGCCAGCTCCTGTGGGGAGGCGAGAAATGTGCGATATGACAGTAAAAAGTCCTCCACATAGGTGGGGTCAATCACAGAGTGGTCTTCCACTAGGTGCTGCATCAAGCGCTCTGGGGTGCCCTGTGATAGACAAAACAACGACGACCAGGGTTAGATAAACAGCACGCCCTATTTACACAGTGTAATCTGGTCTAGACAACTACACGTAATATGATGGTCTACCATAAAGACATGAAGCTGATATTTTTCAGTAACATACAGAAATATTAAGGTAACAACTACAACACTTTTTTCGAGAAcagaaaaaattacatattttgtGGAATAGAAAACCTAAAACATATATTGCCAAGATCTAAACTAAATACACCTAACACCATCTTCAAGTCCATGTTGACCTGATAACCTCTTTTCCACTTAAattttttcatatgtaaaaatgtaattaatgtTAAAAAACCTTTTCCAAAGGTAAACTTCTCAAAAATCATTAGCATGAAAGCAACTTTAGAACTTGTGACGGTAAGGCATATGTAAATGTCaagatagatatatatgtagcaATTTGTTGACAATTTATGATGCATGCATGATCAGCTGACAGTAAACTGTTCTGAATGCACATTACATGAgattttcaaaagaaacaatacagaaaaattaCCCTGATAACAATATGTCCCCTCCTATTTCCTCCATCCAATACTCTGTGCtctgttaccatgacaaccttACCATCCTCCTCGTGCTTTTTTGTATTCTCTTCCCCCTATAGGCATTGcaaaattcaacagaaaaattaaatacacaagCACAGACAGTTCAGACAAACATGGCTGGTATTTTTCTCACATCATCATCAACAGGAACATTCTTTGGCTGTATGGCAATAACATAATGAGAATTTTCTATTGCACAATTGCGTgcacaatgacacaggtaaAAAAACATACCTGTGCTTATTAAAAGGGCAGATCAATCAtcaaacacagaataatgttgaATGGCGTTTTTGGCTCGGCTTTCCACTTAATTTGGACACAATGAATGGATGTAAAGCACTTAAGATATTAGCATGTATGTTACCACACAGAGTAATTATTCATCACTAATTAATTAAGGACACATGGGAATTCTTGAGAAGATATCCTGAATGACCAACCTACTGGCCTAAATTAACAGTTTACATGAAACATTCTCAATTTCACTGAGAGAAAAATCAATTTGTTTGTAACGCACAAAAACGGATGTTTACTCAACATCAAGTGAGAtcttttgataaaataaatccatttgaaGGAAAAATTCACTGAATATTCATGAATCAATACATTCTCAATCATATTAATACAAGTGCCAGCATGCCATACTTGCTAAAAATTCTGTCGAGTCATTTGGAAATTAAAACATCACCTTATACAAGGAAAACTGAACTTTCCACTTTCTCCATGCCCTTAAGGGTTTTTTGCTTGTCAAACATCAACTACATGAAACTTTGACAGTATGGAACCTTTTTTCTTCACAATCGTAGGAAAATGCACTCTTTTCTGATAATCTCTATCAGCACACAATTTGAAAAATGGTGGTCAGGCAAAAAGCCTGAACTGTTTTATACTGGAGTCTACCACCAGTGCATTTGTAATTAACACCATTCCAGGAGGTTTCTTCAAGATTACCAAGGAAATAACATCCACCTAATCACTAACAcaaaaaattatacactttgAGACTAACATGACACTATGACttaaaagtgcatgtatatcatatactatcaataattatttatacatgcattgtattacactgtacaatgtaattatttaaatgttgttttcttttaccaCATAAAGGtaacagcaaaaacaaaaaataagatgtaacaaaataaaaacacagatCATGTAAATTTTATATTGAAATGGGAGATGTGGTTACATGAACGTACTACAGACAGATGTGTTTAAGTCTTACCTGGTGAAGTATGCGGTAGTAGTCTGATTGAGCAATACAGACAAACTGACAGTCGTCCACCATCGTCCTCATCACACCCCGATGATATAGCTTCTCCATCGTGGGGGTGATACCAAAACTAGGCAAAAGCAGAGGTAAAACAGAACATGTACCACCGTGGATACTGAACGGGGAGAAGTTCCCCACCATGGTAGCACAGGTGAGTAGGCACACTGCACAGTTAAGTCATCAAACACCTGTATCTGGGTGCAATCAGCATCAGATTGCTGATGTAAAACAACCAGTCACCAACCGTCGCTGTCGTAGAACATAAATCCACAGGTGATAAAATATGGCACTCCTTAACTCCAGCAATATACTATACACAATAACACAGCCACTCCGGAGCTGTGGAACAATTACAGGACATCAACCTGGCTGTTTGGAAAATATCAGGATAATAAAGTTACATGAACAAACATCTTATGATCTGTTTTATGGGTGTGTTTTGGTAAATCTCCACAGGATTGTCAGGTGGTTAGGTCTACATGTTACAAGTCACATGA
Encoded proteins:
- the LOC135461469 gene encoding rap guanine nucleotide exchange factor 6-like isoform X2; translated protein: MAVYGGRQFLVCLQKPSELRTTKDLDVLFSYLHGMEALASLREPALRALCRTVRYEYHEANDILYCQGELSTCWYILLSGSVFIEGSMFLPRSSFGKRTAGCARRPSECLILEPSEMMVIDYPDVHVMKSGARHPNAATMDRLIMLEQEDTNMRVRRMHSDGCTDQLQYPQDVAGMFPRDPFLRNEQYFKRSSRASDTSSAYSGSDMMQSSIDDQDNGDIDLSGLMESVVDSDEEEGYAESTESVRDGVRECLEKDAAERTEDDIEILLEFMQHFPAFANMTLATRRALCAVMVYAVVEKEGTIVMNDGEELDSWSVVLNGLVQITRPDSSIEQLHMGDSFGITPTMEKLYHRGVMRTMVDDCQFVCIAQSDYYRILHQGEENTKKHEEDGKVVMVTEHRVLDGGNRRGHIVIRGTPERLMQHLVEDHSVIDPTYVEDFLLSYRTFLASPQELASKLLLWFQDPMLRSKVTRVVLLWVNNHFNDFETDAGMCDFLEKFEELLEGERMGGQLRLLNIACAAKARPRTVTLTRATREEIMHFSILGGLERGCGIFVTKVERGSKAYEAGLKRGDQILEVNGVNFETISHTRALEVLRGTTHLSVTVKSNLLAFKEMLQVPDRSSRKGKKDEIAKLQTDPKQRLSAPDLEAAAVPPVITITKDKKSDKKDTKSFMAFGNKTKLRKALMKMNIIPRNMSRKSSTSSASSGQTMSNHLSASNPDLSTSGLGVDDLRSEFHEHVLKIYRADQSFKYLLVHKETTAREVVMLALREFGITDPSNNYSLCEVTVENESIIKQKRLPDQLANLPDRVSLNGRYCLKNNMCTETLVPDEVMGDLIKDSQISLLQLNTAELASQLTLEDFKVFRDIEQTEYIDDLFDLKSKFSCPNLVKFAELVNREMWWVVTEVCNESNIVKRMKLIKHFIKIARHCKDCKNFNSMFAILSGLGHGSVSRLRNTWEKLPGKYMKMFEDLQDYMDPSRNMSKYRNLIASEHAQPPMLPFFPVVKKDLTFIHLGNDSFVDSLVNFEKLRMIAKEIRHICNMCSARYDVSTMYLGTPSFYESSTVSGVATMKRSKNRRGSTLPNAKKMYEEALMVRRVKSYLTNIPVIADEEELKEMSSKCEPSATRKRDPSPVVNTNHVAEKQTSLGPKFGAASPEAVRKLMSLTDKVRPHNPKHPMPPVGSPFQGRRPTSPRYSNSRPLAVHLSPESSSVVSLSNLGFRKPSRTASMGSSESASPTSSVSNYPQHYETDSGHASIGSSNFDSRSTSSIGSANSPPSSRRPYHPPHPAYNNAYCLPAPLPHPQVRPPLPPYHVVVQNMPAHSQYSQQAHTNTRRPPLPDYHSATQMAQLARQKHGWQMERAHSHEGVIGYYQGVDDEEYDVAEEDEVDEEQVSAV
- the LOC135461469 gene encoding rap guanine nucleotide exchange factor 6-like isoform X1 — its product is MAVYGGRQFLVCLQKPSELRTTKDLDVLFSYLHGMEALASLREPALRALCRTVRYEYHEANDILYCQGELSTCWYILLSGSVFIEGSMFLPRSSFGKRTAGCARRPSECLILEPSEMMVIDYPDVHVMKSGARHPNAATMDRLIMLEQEDTNMRVRRMHSDGCTDQLQYPQDVAGMFPRDPFLRNEQYFKRSSRASDTSSAYSGSDMMQSSIDDQDNGDIDLSGLMESVVDSDEEEGYAESTESVRDGVRECLEKDAAERTEDDIEILLEFMQHFPAFANMTLATRRALCAVMVYAVVEKEGTIVMNDGEELDSWSVVLNGLVQITRPDSSIEQLHMGDSFGITPTMEKLYHRGVMRTMVDDCQFVCIAQSDYYRILHQGEENTKKHEEDGKVVMVTEHRVLDGGNRRGHIVIRGTPERLMQHLVEDHSVIDPTYVEDFLLSYRTFLASPQELASKLLLWFQDPMLRSKVTRVVLLWVNNHFNDFETDAGMCDFLEKFEELLEGERMGGQLRLLNIACAAKARPRTVTLTRATREEIMHFSILGGLERGCGIFVTKVERGSKAYEAGLKRGDQILEVNGVNFETISHTRALEVLRGTTHLSVTVKSNLLAFKEMLQVPDRSSRKGKKDEIAKLQTDPKQRLSAPDLEAAAVPPVITITKDKKSDKKDTKSFMAFGNKTKLRKALMKMNIIPRNMSSDSPHNNSDENLYVRPSRKSSTSSASSGQTMSNHLSASNPDLSTSGLGVDDLRSEFHEHVLKIYRADQSFKYLLVHKETTAREVVMLALREFGITDPSNNYSLCEVTVENESIIKQKRLPDQLANLPDRVSLNGRYCLKNNMCTETLVPDEVMGDLIKDSQISLLQLNTAELASQLTLEDFKVFRDIEQTEYIDDLFDLKSKFSCPNLVKFAELVNREMWWVVTEVCNESNIVKRMKLIKHFIKIARHCKDCKNFNSMFAILSGLGHGSVSRLRNTWEKLPGKYMKMFEDLQDYMDPSRNMSKYRNLIASEHAQPPMLPFFPVVKKDLTFIHLGNDSFVDSLVNFEKLRMIAKEIRHICNMCSARYDVSTMYLGTPSFYESSTVSGVATMKRSKNRRGSTLPNAKKMYEEALMVRRVKSYLTNIPVIADEEELKEMSSKCEPSATRKRDPSPVVNTNHVAEKQTSLGPKFGAASPEAVRKLMSLTDKVRPHNPKHPMPPVGSPFQGRRPTSPRYSNSRPLAVHLSPESSSVVSLSNLGFRKPSRTASMGSSESASPTSSVSNYPQHYETDSGHASIGSSNFDSRSTSSIGSANSPPSSRRPYHPPHPAYNNAYCLPAPLPHPQVRPPLPPYHVVVQNMPAHSQYSQQAHTNTRRPPLPDYHSATQMAQLARQKHGWQMERAHSHEGVIGYYQGVDDEEYDVAEEDEVDEEQVSAV
- the LOC135461469 gene encoding rap guanine nucleotide exchange factor 6-like isoform X3 → MAVYGGRQFLVCLQKPSELRTTKDLDVLFSYLHGMEALASLREPALRALCRTVRYEYHEANDILYCQGELSTCWYILLSGSVFIEGSMFLPRSSFGKRTAGCARRPSECLILEPSEMMVIDYPDVHVMKSGARHPNAATMDRLIMLEQEDTNMRVRRMHSDGCTDQLQYPQDVAGMFPRDPFLRNEQYFKRSSRASDTSSAYSGSDMMQSSIDDQDNGDIDLSGLMESVVDSDEEEGYAESTESVRDGVRECLEKDAAERTEDDIEILLEFMQHFPAFANMTLATRRALCAVMVYAVVEKEGTIVMNDGEELDSWSVVLNGLVQITRPDSSIEQLHMGDSFGITPTMEKLYHRGVMRTMVDDCQFVCIAQSDYYRILHQGEENTKKHEEDGKVVMVTEHRVLDGGNRRGHIVIRGTPERLMQHLVEDHSVIDPTYVEDFLLSYRTFLASPQELASKLLLWFQDPMLRSKVTRVVLLWVNNHFNDFETDAGMCDFLEKFEELLEGERMGGQLRLLNIACAAKARPRTVTLTRATREEIMHFSILGGLERGCGIFVTKVERGSKAYEAGLKRGDQILEVNGVNFETISHTRALEVLRGTTHLSVTVKSNLLAFKEMLQVPDRSSRKGKKDEIAKLQTDPKQRLSAPDLEAAAVPPVITITKDKKSDKKDTKSFMAFGNKTKLRKALMKMNIIPRNMSSDSPHNNSDENLYVRPSRKSSTSSASSGQTMSNHLSASNPDLSTSGLGVDDLRSEFHEHVLKIYRADQSFKYLLVHKETTAREVVMLALREFGITDPSNNYSLCEVTVENESIIKQKRLPDQLANLPDRVSLNGRYCLKNNMCTETLVPDEVMGDLIKDSQISLLQLNTAELASQLTLEDFKVFRDIEQTEYIDDLFDLKSKFSCPNLVKFAELVNREMWWVVTEVCNESNIVKRMKLIKHFIKIARHCKDCKNFNSMFAILSGLGHGSVSRLRNTWEKLPGKYMKMFEDLQDYMDPSRNMSKYRNLIASEHAQPPMLPFFPVVKKDLTFIHLGNDSFVDSLVNFEKLRMIAKEIRHICNMCSARYDVSTMYLGTPSFYESSTVSGVATMKRSKNRRGSTLPNAKKMYEEALMVRRVKSYLTNIPVIADEEELKEMSSKCEPSATRKRDPSPVVNTNHVAEKQTSLGPKFGAASPEAVRKLMSLTDKVRPHNPKHPMPPVGSPFQGRRPTSPRYSNSRPLAVHLSPESSSVVSLSNLGFRKPSRTASMGSSESASPTSSVSNYPQHYETDSGHASIGSSNFDSRSTSSIGSANSPPSSRRPYHPPHPAHSQYSQQAHTNTRRPPLPDYHSATQMAQLARQKHGWQMERAHSHEGVIGYYQGVDDEEYDVAEEDEVDEEQVSAV